Part of the Verrucomicrobiota bacterium genome, GCTCGAAGCACAGGGTCGCGATATCGTTCACCTGGAGATTGGGCAGCCCGACTTTCCGACACCTGCGAACATTGTCGCAGCCGGTAAACAGGCTATCGATGATGGATGGACAAGCTATGGTCCTACCTGCGGACAGGCGGATTTTCGCGAGCTCATTGCACAGCACATTTCCAGGACGCGAAAGATTGATGTTAAGAGTTCGCAAATCGTGGTGACGCCTGGTGGGAAACCGGTGATGTTTTATGCCATCCTGGCTTTGGTAGAGAAGGGCGATGAAGTGGTGTACCCGGATCCCGGATTTCCTATTTACAAATCACTCATCGATTTCGCAGGAGGCAAGGGGATTCCTTTACCCCTGCTTGAAGCGAATGACTTCAGTTTCGATGTCGATAAATTGGGAACCCTCATTTCAGATAACACTAAACTGTTGATTTTAAACTCGCCTCAAAATCCAACGGGTGGCGTATTAAAAAAAGAAGACCTCGAAACGATAGCTGCTCTTTGTGTAAAACACGATGTCGTCATTCTCACAGATGAGATCTATTGCGAGCTTCTCTATGACGATACGTTTGAGTCGATCACTCAATTCGATGGCGTTCCCGAACGGGCCATCATCCTGGATGGATTTTCCAAAACCTATTCCATGACCGGTTGGCGATTAGGCTACGGTATCTACCCCGATTGGCTCGTTAATTCTATAGAAAATCTCATGGTAAACAGTAATTCCTGCACGGCATCCTTTACGCAACGCGCAGGTATGGAAGCGTTGTCCGGTCCTCAAGATTCCGTTGTGAAAATGCGAGAAGCCTTTCGCAAACGCCGTGATTTTATTGTCGATGGGTTAAATAAAATTCCTGGCATAAACTGTCGTGTACCCAAGGGAGCCTTCTACGCATTCGCGAATGTGTCGCAGCTTCCCTTATCTTCAAGGGAACTGGAACGTCGCCTCCTTGAGGAAGCCGGAGTAGCCTGTCTGGCCGGTGATGGATTCGGAGAGCAGGGCAAAGGCTTTATCCGCTTCTCCTACGCCAACTCGATTGAGAATATCGGCGAAGCCCTTCGCCGCATCAATGCGTTTGTTACAGGGCTTTAACGTCCAGCACCTGAATTCGGCAAGAGGAACTAAGCGCATTTCGTGGGGAGTTGTGTTCGTAGAATTTGATTCTTTCTACGGGGAGCCCCTGAATTCCGTGGCTCATTCCCCTTCCTCCCATTGTAGGGCTCGATGCTTGCATCGACGCCATGTCCCGGAACGTTATGAGTTACGGGAGCCTTGTCCCTATCAGGTAGAATCTTTTTTTTTTAAGCAAAATTTTTATATCCCGACCAATCACCGTGACCCCGTGATTAACTGGTATTATTATAAGTTCGAAGAACAAAAGTTAAACTACGAAAACGCTAAATTACGCGAAAAACTGAAAACAGGCTCCTTTTGAAAATAAACAATTAACCACGATTGGACACGAAATCCCATTCAATATTTTTCCTTTTTCAGTTCTACTATTCGAGTTCATTGGTGTCGATTCGTGGTTAAGAAACTATTACTTTATCTGTGCCCATCTCAGCAATTGGTATGTCGATGTCGTGATACTCGAAACTCCGTTTTCTTTGTTACCTCTTGTTCAAAAAACCGTGTATATTGTCAGGCCTTCTTATTTCATTCGTGAAGTATCCTTCGCGGTTAATTTATTTTCCGCTACCTTTGGCTCAGCCACTCGGCTTTCGGTGGTATCTAAATATTATGTTCGTCTCTGGTAATGGACTTTAGAAAAGCATTTACAAGCGGGTGGGGCCGGTCCGGTGTCGATAGAGTCTGTGGCACGAATCGCGTGGCGATAAAAAAGGGATGATCTGAGTATTCGATGACTCGAACCTCTCCCTCCGCATCGGAGCCCGTAATCTTTATGGGCCCGGTCTGTATCTCATCAAGATATTCCGGGTTCACCGCGAAATTACAGTAGTAGCTTTCTCGTACATTCGTGACGCCGTAAATCTTCGCTGCTTGGGAATCTGCTTCAAGATGTAGATCCATTTCTCTTCCGGCAAGTGAACAAGCTAACTCCGAGATGAAGAGCTTCGAAGCGTACGGATCGTATTCCGCGTGCTGGGCATCCTTGAATCCAAGTAAGTTCCGTGCATATTCCAAAATAATAGGCTGAAAACCTCCACAGGTCCCGGAGGTCGGAACACCGTGCTCGCGTGCATAGCGTATAGCCCAAAGCGTACGCTCCATGTTTTTGTAGGGACTGCCGGGCACCACCCACAGGCCGTCGTAATTCTCAAAGAAGTCATTTTCAATATCTTCCGTAGACACCCAGTCGTATTCGACATCGAGTCCAAGGAATTCACGGGAATGCTCTATCGCGTTGCTAGTCGCGGGATGCGGTTCGAAGCGCGGAGTGTATTCTGCTATTATGCCGATTTTCTTCATCTATTCTTTTGCAGAATGCTAAGTTCCTCAATTTAGAGGCAGGAAATTAGATGTGGAAACCACAAGAAGCACAGAAGGCGCAAAGCCTGACACCAAAACCCGCGAGTCTGGATTTGGAGCAGCGTCTTGTTGGAATTTGAGTAGTTGATCTTCCACCGTCGTTGAAGAACTATGGCGAGATCTGCGAGAAGGGTTCATGGTCATGGGGGAAATCTATCTTTCAGTGGCAGAGATCTAGATGGCTCGACGCAAACAAGATTTAGGATCCTGATTTATTTTTTCATTTCTTTTTTTTCAACCACCGGTGACACTGATGAGT contains:
- a CDS encoding pyridoxal phosphate-dependent aminotransferase, with the translated sequence MLLTHAVQQLGTETAFKVLAKAKGLEAQGRDIVHLEIGQPDFPTPANIVAAGKQAIDDGWTSYGPTCGQADFRELIAQHISRTRKIDVKSSQIVVTPGGKPVMFYAILALVEKGDEVVYPDPGFPIYKSLIDFAGGKGIPLPLLEANDFSFDVDKLGTLISDNTKLLILNSPQNPTGGVLKKEDLETIAALCVKHDVVILTDEIYCELLYDDTFESITQFDGVPERAIILDGFSKTYSMTGWRLGYGIYPDWLVNSIENLMVNSNSCTASFTQRAGMEALSGPQDSVVKMREAFRKRRDFIVDGLNKIPGINCRVPKGAFYAFANVSQLPLSSRELERRLLEEAGVACLAGDGFGEQGKGFIRFSYANSIENIGEALRRINAFVTGL
- a CDS encoding CTP synthase — translated: MKKIGIIAEYTPRFEPHPATSNAIEHSREFLGLDVEYDWVSTEDIENDFFENYDGLWVVPGSPYKNMERTLWAIRYAREHGVPTSGTCGGFQPIILEYARNLLGFKDAQHAEYDPYASKLFISELACSLAGREMDLHLEADSQAAKIYGVTNVRESYYCNFAVNPEYLDEIQTGPIKITGSDAEGEVRVIEYSDHPFFIATRFVPQTLSTPDRPHPLVNAFLKSITRDEHNI